The DNA region TCGGTAAGTCAGCGCTGCGCCGTTCTCCTCTGCAATGCATCGCACACCAGCTTAATGATCAAATTCGTAAAGAAGATCAGCATCGACAGTACGAAAATTTCGTTGAATTTGGCAAAATGCTGCAGCTCTTTGATTTTGCTGGCGACGAGCGACGTTTGAGCGGAGACGAGAAAAATAATCCCGCTTACGGTCACCATGGCGTTGATGAAGAAGTAACTAAGCATCTCGATGACCGTCGACACAGAATTCGGCACAATGACCCGCCACACCGTCTTGATCCAGCTGTCTCCGAGCAGCTCGGCGGTTGTCTCCCAAGCCGGGTTCATTTTCGACAGGGAGTTCTTGGCCATCAGGTATGGCGTCGTGAAGAAATGAACGATGTTGCACAGGACGATAATCGTGAACGTCCCCTTCAACGTGCTGCCGTTAAACAGCAGCAGATAGGAGATCCCGAGCACCATGCCGGGCACCGTGTTGGTGATCATCGAGATCACATCCGTGCCGGACCGGGCTTTCAGCGAAGTGCGCGTATTCAGCAGCGCGGATAAGTAAGCCGTCAACGTTCCGAACACCGCCGTCAATAGCGCAACCCAGAGCGAGTTGCGATAAACTCCGGTCAAATCTCCGGATTGCAGCACGTCCTTCACATGCTTGAGGGTGAACGTCAAGTCATATGGGTAGCTGCCGAGCCAAGGCACTATGAACATCACCGCAAATACGGACAGCATCCCCAGCACAATGGCCGATGAACCGACGCCGAACAAAATATCACGAGTCCGGTGCTGCGGCAGCTCGGTATCGGACAGCTTGTCATAATGAAAGTTCAACCTCTCCAGAACGCGCAGCAGCCAGATGCCGAATACCGCCGGGACCAGCATCAACACCGCGATGACCGCGCCCTGATTGAAATCGGGGATCGATCCGAGCATGACCTGGTAGAGCTGCGTAGCCACCACCGGGTAGGTGCCGCCGACCGAGGCGGGGATGCCGAAATCGGTAAAGCTTAAGATAAAGGACAGCACGAACGCGCCGCCAAGGGCGCCGGCCAAAGGCCGCAGGATCGTATTCAGGAAGCTTCTGAGCGTGCTGTCGCCCATGAGCTTTGAGACGATGATGAATTTTTTGTCCATGTATTGAAAAGCGTTATGGATCAGCAGAAACACCGGCGGCAGCGTGTAAATGACATAGCCGATCAACAGGCCGTTAAAGCCGTATATCTCAAACCAGCTGCGCCCGGTAATCCGAGTGATCAGACCCTGATTGCCGAACGAATACATAATGGCAAACCCGTATGTGATCGTTGGCAGCAGCATCGGGACGATGATGGCGGTTTTTAGCGCACCTTTGAGCGGGCGGTAGATTTTCGTGCAATGAATGGAATACGCAAGGATGAAGCCCAGCACTGTTGTAATGGCAGCCGTCATGGCCGATACCTTCAGACTGTTCCCGATCGACGCCGCCATTTCGGGGCTCGATATCACCGAAGCATAATGTCCGAGGGTAAAGCCCTGGTCGGATTCCAGCGAACGCACGAGCAGAATCAAGAGCGGCAAGAACAGGAACAAGGCGAATAGCAGCAGGATGACGGTAAAGATCACCCGCATTTCCGGTTTGGCGTTAGGCATACTGCTCACCGAATAGGTTGTAAATGTTTTGGCGCTTGATGTGCAGCTGCCTGATAATGAACTCCCGCACGAACTCATTCTGCGGCTGATGGACAATCTCCTGAGGCGTCCCGAACTGCGCCACCTTCCCCTGATGGATGATGAGGATTTTGTCCGACAGCGTAAGCGCCTCCTCCGGGTCATGCGTGACAATAATGGTTGTCAGCTTGAATTCCCTCGCAATCGATTTGATCCGCTGCTTGATCGACTCCTTAATGACGCCGTCCAAGGCGCTGAGCGGCTCATCCAGCAAAAGAATCCTCGGCTTGGTGACCAATGTTCTTGCGAGTGCCACCCTCTGCTTCTGCCCGCCGGACAGCTCGCCGATCCGCTTCTTCAAATGCGGCTTTAGCTCGAGAAAATCAATATACTCATGAACCTCCTGCGGGCTGGCAGCCCCCTTCTTATTGCGCAAGCCATAGACGATGTTCTCGTAGGCATTCAGATTCGGAAACAAGGCGTAATCCTGAAAAACAATGTTGAATCCCCGCTTCTTCATCGGCACGCGGCTCAGGTCCTGATCGTGGAATAAAATCTTGCCCTGGTCGACTTTCGTCAGACCGAGGATCATATTCAGCAGCGTCGTCTTTCCGCTTCCGCTCGGACCGAGCAGGGAGACGATCTCTCCCGTGCCGATCTCCACGCTGATATCGTCCAAAACCGCTTTATTGTCGAAATGTTTGCTTACATGCTGGAGTTTCAGCAAACCGGTCACCTCCCTTAAACACACTCCCAGTATAGAAATCCTATGTAAACAGGAATCATGCCAACTGTTAAACCCACGTAAATTATGCATAAATCATTACTAAATCTTTACCATGTTATGGTCATATTGATCCTTAATGGATGCCTAACTTATGAATAATATAGGATGCTCTATTGAATAAGCAGGGGAAAATCGGTAAACTGGACATGAAAAAACGAGGCTTCGGCTAATGCTGATGGGATGGGTGAGGGCATGTTTCCGCTGGAGAGGCAACAGAAAATCATTGAACTGCTGACAATTCGAAAAGTCATGAAGATCACGGAGTTGACCGATGAGCTGAAGATTTCTGTAGATACGCTGCGCCGGGACCTGAATATTCTGACCGACCAAGGGCGAATCGAGAAAATATACGGCGGCGTGAAGCTTGCGGAGTCCCGGTTCGGCGAATCCTCCATGGATGAGCGCATGGTCAGCCATCTGGAGGAGAAGGACCGGATCGCCCGCAAATGCAGCGAATTTGTCTTAGAAGGCGACTGCATCTATATCGACAGCGGCTCGACGACCTACCAGATCGCCAAGTACGTGAAACACCGGAAGAAGCTGACGGTCGTAACGAATTCGCTTCCGGTTGCGATGGAGCTGATGGACAGCGACGTGGAGCTGATTATGATCGGAGGAAAAATACGGCGGGAGGAGCAGTCGGTCGTTGCGTATGAGTATATCTTTAATTTTCACGAGCTGAATGTGCAGAAAGCCTTCATATGCTGCAGCGGTATTACGATCGAGCGGGGCATCTCCGATTACAATCTGGAGGAAGCCATTACCCGCAAAAAGATGATCGAGCTGTCCAAGGACGTCTACGTGATGGCCGACAGCACCAAATTCGGCAAGGACGTGACCGTGTCGATTGCTTCGCTCGACAAAATCGATTGTATCGTGACCGATTCCAACGTGAATCGAAGCTTTATTCCGAAATTCAAGAAGACGGGTACCGAGCTTGTTATTGCAGAAATGTAGAAACATAACAGTAGGACATTTCACTCCGGGAACGTAAGGGTTCCAATCCGGAGGAAATGTCCTTTTTGGGTATGCCATGGTCAGGAAACAGAGGCGGCGTTTTGAACAAATGAATGAATGATCGATCCATCGTACTGTAGTTGTACTACCAAATGGAAGTCAATATAATGGTAAGAAGATCAGGATGTTTTTTCTAATGAATACAACACTATGCAGATAGGGGAGGAAATCGGGTTATGAACGTTGGATCAGCTCGGGCGGCCGCGGCCGATTGGGTGCTGCAGCATGCCGGCAGCGAGCCCGGATTTATGGGTGCCTACTTCAGCGGCTCCACCGTAGGAAAGCCGGACGACGCCGAGATCGCGCCATCCTCCGATATCGACGTTATGGTCGTTACCGATCGCGCAGAGCCTCCGATGAAGCCTGGAAAGTTTCGTTACCAGGACGCCTTGATTGAGGTCACTTATTTGTCGTGGCAGGACCTTGCTTCGCCCGAGCGGGTGCTATCCTCTCATCATTTGGCCGGCAGCTTTCGCGTGGACACATTGATTGCAGATCCATCCGGACAGCTTCGCAAGCTGCAGGCAACCGTTGCCCGTCAATTCGCTGACCGGGCCTGGGTCATGCGCCGCTGCGAAGGCGTCCGGGAGCGCATCATAACAGGGCTTCGCTCCATTCCGAAGGACGCACCCTGGCATCAGCAGGTAACCTCCTGGCTGTTTCCCACCGGGATTACGACGCATTTGCTGCTGGTCGCCGACCTTCGTAATCCAACTGTTCGGCTTAGATATTTGGCAGCCCGCGATGTGCTGAGAGCATATGGTTATGACGGGGTGTACAGCGAGCTGCTGGAGCTGCTGGGCTGTCAGCTGATGACTCAGAATCAAGCTTTGGGGCATCTTGAAGGCCTTGCCCGCACCTTTGATGCAGCCAGCGCTGTTGCCAAGACGCCTTTCTTCTTCAGCAGCGACATTACGCCGGAGGCCAGGCCGATTGCCATCGACGGCAGCCGGGAGCTGATCGCCCAGGGGAACCACCGGGAGGCCGTCTTCTGGATGGTCGCCACATACGCCCGCTGCCATGCCATCCTGGCTGCCGACGCATCACCGGCGCTTCAGCAGGAATACCGGCCGGCCTTTGATTCGCTCCTCGCCGACCTCGGCATCACCGGCAGGGATGACCTGTTCAGCCGAGCGGATCAAGCCTTGAAATACTTGCCGAAGCTGTGGAGGGTTACGGAAGATATCCTTGCTGCTAACCCGAATGTGAAAGATGGGGAGAGCCCTGCTCCGGCTTAACGTCATATCTAACAGGGGGAAGTAGGTTGATCACTTTAATCGGCGCCGCGATTCCCTCGCTGATCGTGTCGTTGGTGGCCGTATACGCGCTGACGGTCGTCTTCAGACGAAAATCGCTGCATCTGTTATTGCTCGGCATCCAGAGCACATTGTTCGGGATCGGACTATTCCTGCTGTACCATATCAGCGCAAATGGGGGCCGACAGCATTGTGCTGCTCGGAGCGTTTCTCATGATCTTCGGCTTCGTTCTTAGCATCGCGGCCGTTATTCGACGGGACATAAAAATAAAAAATAAGGAGAATTGCAGCCGAAACGGTTGCGTTTCTCCTTTTTGCCATGCTCCATCTCACGGGATCGGCACATAGAATCGATGCTCTTCCCCGGCTTGGGCGAATCCGACCGATTGATAGAGCGACAAGGCCGAGGCATTCGCCGCTTTAACTTCCAACTCTGCCGTTTCCGCGCCGTGTTCCCGCAAATAATTCATCGCCCGGCTTAGCAAGTACTTGGCAAGCCCTTGTCGGCGCCAAGGCTCGCGGACGAACACGTCCTCAATGACGCCGTTGCCTCCCTTCTCCTGCCATGCCATGACACTGGCTGCAATCTGCTCCCCCTCAGCGGCGATGATCGCCGTCCAATTCGGTTTCGCCTTGTATTCCCGGAGCCGGTTCAAGCCAAGCGGTGCATCCGGCCATACCTCGGCCTCCAGCTTCAGATACCTCGCTTCCTCCCGCTCGGTCTGCATGTCCCATAACAGACAGCTAAAGTTGTCCGGAAGGACAAATGAAGGGATCGGCCTGTTCAAGGTGCGGACCATGGAGTACAGGTTCTCCAGCGGCCTAAACCCTTTCTCCTCTGTGAAAAACGCCGTATTCCTCTCCTCATGGGCAAAATTACCGACACATAAATAAGTGCCATGATGGCGGGGCAGCGTCTCCTTCAGCTCGAGCGCCCGGGTATAGAGCCGTTGGTACAATTCCTCCAGCAGCTCAGTATCCCGCTCCCGCTCGGGGACGGTCTTCAGATTGACGTAAATATGATGCTTACAGCTTTCCGGGCAACCCTCTGGAAGCACATTGATGACAGCCACCTGTCCTTTGGCGACCATCTTCCCCTCTTCAAATGCGCAGAAGACGTTCGTCCAGTTGTCTTCATCGCCCACCCACCAGAACAGTCCGACCCCTTGGCGCACGGCCTCGTATAACGCTCCGAGCAAAGGCATGTCGTCCTGCCGGAAGTTTCGTATGATTCGTATATTCAAGCTTCGCTTCCCCCTTTTGCCTTCATTGTACGATGGTCCTGCGGCCTGACCTATATAAAAAATGGCTAAAGTCAAACAAAACCGTCGTTGGTTATATTCCTGATTATGGATATACAATCACTTAATTATGAAATATAATAATTACGTAATAACATAATTCAGATATGAACATGAGGGTCCAGCCTATGAACAATCGGGATGTAATCCGTGAAATTGAAGCTTTAAAGCAGCAGATGTCAGAGCTGCAGCAGCTGGTTTATCAGCTCCTGTTGGACCGGAAGCCGGAGAACCGTCCGGTTCGGCAGGCGCAGAATGACGTTTCGGGAAGCGATGAGCCATTCAAGGAGCGCAGCTCCGTTTTTTATGCCGGAACGGTGTTTTCACAAGGGCAAGGTATCCGCTTGGAGCCGCAGGAACGGCAGATGGCCGATCTTTTGGGTATCCAGACCGAGAAGGCAGCCAAAATCATCACCGCGCTCGGCCATAAACAGCGGCTGGATATTTTGAAAACGGTGCTGGCAGCGCCCCTCACCGGCTCCGAGCTTGTTGAACGCCTGCGTATGGGGACGACGGGCCAGCTGTATCATCACCTGAAGGCGCTTCTTGGCGCGGACTTGCTGGAACAGGAGCCGGGCGGGCGTTATACGGTACCGAAGCATCGTCAGCTTCCGCTCCTGCTGCTGCTCGCCGCAGCCGGCGACATGCTGGATACGGGCAGCTACATGGATATGGCAGAAGCCCGGCAGCATGCAAGCTTGTATTTCGGCACGACCGGAAATTTTGATGCGCATCACCTGCTCTGGGCAGTAATGGAGAACGTCATTTTGGAGCATTCGGCAGGTTATGCCGGTGAGATCGGAATTTTCCTGCATGAGCATGGCAGCGTGACCGTCGCTGATGACGGAAGGGGCATTCCGGTAGAGGCGCTCCCGCATTCAAACACACCTGAGGCGCAATCCGTACTGACGGATATCCAACGCCTGAATAACGGTGCGCAGCTTCTGGTCCCGGGAGCCGAGAAGGGAATCAGCATCGCCGTTGTCAATGCGCTCTCCGAAGCGCTGACGCTCGAGATCCGGCGGGACGGGAGGATTCATCGCCAGGAGTACCGCCGCGGCATTCCTCAGACCGGGATGCAGATCATCGGAACAACTCGGGAGACTGGTACCAGCGTTACGTTCACACCAGACCGGGAGCTCTTTCACGAAGCCCTCGATTTCAACCGAATCAAGAAGTACACGGCGTCCATTACAACCGCTTATCCGCAGCTTATCGTCACTCTTAGCGGCTCTAATTTCCATATAACCTCTTAAAAAAGGAGATGAATGGTGATGTCGATAAACGTCGAGCAGATCCATGAAATCGAGGATGTTTTCCAGATGCTTGACTCCTTCTTCCGGGAGGAGGGGCCATGGTGGGACCGCTTCTACGCGGACCGGAACCGCAGCATTCCCTTCTTCGTCAATGCGCCGGACGAGAATCTCGTCCAGTATTTCGAAGATGGGCGGATCGGGCCCGGGCGTGTGCTCGAGCTCGGCTGCGGCGCCGGACGCAATGCGATTTACATGGCGCGGAAGGGCTGCTCCGTCGATGCGGTCGATTTGTCGCAGGAGGCGATCGCTTGGGGCAAGGAACGTGCCGATGCCCTGAATGCCGAGGTGCAGTTCCACTGCCGTAATCTGTTCGAGCTAAAACTCTCCCCGAACGCCTACGATTTCGTGTACGACTGCGGCTGCTTTCATCATATTGCTCCGCACCGGAGAATCAGCTACCTGCAAATGCTGAACAACTGCTTAAAGCCCGGCGGCTTCTTCGGCCTTGTCTGTTTTGCCGCAGGCGGCATGGGGGCAGAGATGTCGGATTGGGACGTATACCGGGAGCGAAGCCTGAAAGGAGGCCTCGGGTACACGGAGGAGAAGCTGCGGGATATTTTCAAATCCTTCGAGTCAGTCGAGTTCCGGCGAATGCGGAGCATGGAGCAGCCCGGCCCGCTGTTTGGGGAGTCTTTCCTGTGGACGGCCCTGTTCCGGAAGCGGTAGAGTCCGAAAACATGCATGCGTTTCAGCCAATCCCGGCTGAAATGGTCCACAATGTAAGTTGGGTCGACAGCCATCCAAGCATGCACCTGACCACGTACCATTCACAGAAGAAGCAGAGCGGACGATGTTCGATAAGCTTTAAGCCTATGGTCTTATTACAATCAATTAAAAACCTATACCCACCATTTCCGAGTTTCCGGTATACTGGCATCATAGAACCATGATGTAATCGAGGTGAGCATGAAATGCTGGAGCGTTCGATGGAGAATGTGATGGGATATTTCGTGAAAGGAGTTGATGCTTAACGAATATAAACGAAAAGAGGACGATGAACATGAACAGAAACGGCACGATCATGAGCGGTGGATTTGCATTGAACTATGCAGTCCGCGGGCAAGGTCAACCCATTCTTGCCGTAGGAAGCAGTGTGTATTATCCGCGCTTGTTTTCGGAGCATTTTTATACAGCATTCCAATTGATTGCCCTTGACCACAGGGG from Paenibacillus ihbetae includes:
- a CDS encoding ABC transporter permease subunit: MPNAKPEMRVIFTVILLLFALFLFLPLLILLVRSLESDQGFTLGHYASVISSPEMAASIGNSLKVSAMTAAITTVLGFILAYSIHCTKIYRPLKGALKTAIIVPMLLPTITYGFAIMYSFGNQGLITRITGRSWFEIYGFNGLLIGYVIYTLPPVFLLIHNAFQYMDKKFIIVSKLMGDSTLRSFLNTILRPLAGALGGAFVLSFILSFTDFGIPASVGGTYPVVATQLYQVMLGSIPDFNQGAVIAVLMLVPAVFGIWLLRVLERLNFHYDKLSDTELPQHRTRDILFGVGSSAIVLGMLSVFAVMFIVPWLGSYPYDLTFTLKHVKDVLQSGDLTGVYRNSLWVALLTAVFGTLTAYLSALLNTRTSLKARSGTDVISMITNTVPGMVLGISYLLLFNGSTLKGTFTIIVLCNIVHFFTTPYLMAKNSLSKMNPAWETTAELLGDSWIKTVWRVIVPNSVSTVIEMLSYFFINAMVTVSGIIFLVSAQTSLVASKIKELQHFAKFNEIFVLSMLIFFTNLIIKLVCDALQRRTAQR
- a CDS encoding ABC transporter ATP-binding protein — its product is MLKLQHVSKHFDNKAVLDDISVEIGTGEIVSLLGPSGSGKTTLLNMILGLTKVDQGKILFHDQDLSRVPMKKRGFNIVFQDYALFPNLNAYENIVYGLRNKKGAASPQEVHEYIDFLELKPHLKKRIGELSGGQKQRVALARTLVTKPRILLLDEPLSALDGVIKESIKQRIKSIAREFKLTTIIVTHDPEEALTLSDKILIIHQGKVAQFGTPQEIVHQPQNEFVREFIIRQLHIKRQNIYNLFGEQYA
- a CDS encoding DeoR/GlpR family DNA-binding transcription regulator; protein product: MFPLERQQKIIELLTIRKVMKITELTDELKISVDTLRRDLNILTDQGRIEKIYGGVKLAESRFGESSMDERMVSHLEEKDRIARKCSEFVLEGDCIYIDSGSTTYQIAKYVKHRKKLTVVTNSLPVAMELMDSDVELIMIGGKIRREEQSVVAYEYIFNFHELNVQKAFICCSGITIERGISDYNLEEAITRKKMIELSKDVYVMADSTKFGKDVTVSIASLDKIDCIVTDSNVNRSFIPKFKKTGTELVIAEM
- a CDS encoding GNAT family N-acetyltransferase codes for the protein MNIRIIRNFRQDDMPLLGALYEAVRQGVGLFWWVGDEDNWTNVFCAFEEGKMVAKGQVAVINVLPEGCPESCKHHIYVNLKTVPERERDTELLEELYQRLYTRALELKETLPRHHGTYLCVGNFAHEERNTAFFTEEKGFRPLENLYSMVRTLNRPIPSFVLPDNFSCLLWDMQTEREEARYLKLEAEVWPDAPLGLNRLREYKAKPNWTAIIAAEGEQIAASVMAWQEKGGNGVIEDVFVREPWRRQGLAKYLLSRAMNYLREHGAETAELEVKAANASALSLYQSVGFAQAGEEHRFYVPIP
- a CDS encoding ATP-binding protein; protein product: MNNRDVIREIEALKQQMSELQQLVYQLLLDRKPENRPVRQAQNDVSGSDEPFKERSSVFYAGTVFSQGQGIRLEPQERQMADLLGIQTEKAAKIITALGHKQRLDILKTVLAAPLTGSELVERLRMGTTGQLYHHLKALLGADLLEQEPGGRYTVPKHRQLPLLLLLAAAGDMLDTGSYMDMAEARQHASLYFGTTGNFDAHHLLWAVMENVILEHSAGYAGEIGIFLHEHGSVTVADDGRGIPVEALPHSNTPEAQSVLTDIQRLNNGAQLLVPGAEKGISIAVVNALSEALTLEIRRDGRIHRQEYRRGIPQTGMQIIGTTRETGTSVTFTPDRELFHEALDFNRIKKYTASITTAYPQLIVTLSGSNFHITS
- a CDS encoding class I SAM-dependent methyltransferase, translated to MNVEQIHEIEDVFQMLDSFFREEGPWWDRFYADRNRSIPFFVNAPDENLVQYFEDGRIGPGRVLELGCGAGRNAIYMARKGCSVDAVDLSQEAIAWGKERADALNAEVQFHCRNLFELKLSPNAYDFVYDCGCFHHIAPHRRISYLQMLNNCLKPGGFFGLVCFAAGGMGAEMSDWDVYRERSLKGGLGYTEEKLRDIFKSFESVEFRRMRSMEQPGPLFGESFLWTALFRKR